Below is a genomic region from Echinicola rosea.
AACAGTAAGAAAGGAACAAATAATAGTTCGAGGAAAACTATCAAAGGAGCCAGCTTCCTGGAAATCCCGACCGGAAGGGTTTGGTTCTGTATGGCATCTTGAAATTCTCCAAAACCTATCAGCTTTTCCAATCCCGTCATTGTCCATAAAACAACAAATGCAATCACTGCCGCCTGAAATACCCATCGGTTTATATTGATCTTCTTATTAGTTACCATCAAAACACCATCCATCCTTTATGCATCTTCTTATTCGATTTATTGCCCATAAAGTCTAAGGAAATCATTCCTAAACCTGGCCATACATTTGACT
It encodes:
- a CDS encoding MauE/DoxX family redox-associated membrane protein, with translation MVTNKKININRWVFQAAVIAFVVLWTMTGLEKLIGFGEFQDAIQNQTLPVGISRKLAPLIVFLELLFVPFLLFRKTQKWGLLLSILLMTVFSTYIGLVWMGAFPRVPCSCAGFIESMSWSQHLLFNLTFILLGTLGLMMKIEVES